The DNA window AGTTATGTtcctatgaagagacatgagacCTCCTATAAATATGAGAGGAATTTCATTTGTTGGATACACCtagaaacatagaaaaaaaagtttctttttgATCTCCCACCATCTTTTGTATTcttagattgttctataaagaattattacagaaattctttatagaaattaatATCCTTGTTATGCTCCGCTTAGTGCTCAGTGGACTGTTTTCATTAGTGCAAAATGTAAACAGTCATtaggcttcattgtatcctcaagATTTATTTTCCAGTAACTCTTTTGCACACTATATATAGCTGGGAGTGAATAGAACATTAAAGAAAGTGGCATtctcataagtttatttttatcccCACTTGCCAACACCAAATACCTCTCATTTAAtcaataattttctaaatttaaaaaaatttaattcatttaacttAGATTAGTTTTGAAGGATGATTATATATTGCCCTCATCTTTATCATCGTAAACAATTGCAGTAGAGAAACCCCGTTttgagtttttgaatttttttcttgtaaGAACAATTGCCTTTGTTTATTAAAGCCACTCTTATCAAGTGAGTTTGGTTGGATCTGAATTCATTTTGAAGcgataaataggcattcaaattCATATAAAGTTTGATGGAGTGTAAAATACTTCATGAGCAATTTTGTATCTAACATCAACTCAAGTCAAATCATTATCTTCAAGGGCATTTTTTTCAAATGTTAGGGTTATAGAAAAGGCAACTCGACACCAAACTAAAAAGGAGGCTCTTTTATCATCTTTCTGCCATCTCCTTTATTTCTTTCACCGATtttaattttctaagtttcctttCTTATCTTAGTAGTTAGTGACTGTtagtttctttttcatttttattgtaGCTTTAGTTTTCTTGAATGTGGATACAAAACTTTCTCTTGTTATTTTGAGTTCTCTTTAAAGTattcaataaattttattcttgttAGCTTTCAAAAGtgcaaaaatatcatttttggtTGTGGTTTCATCATCTTTCTTGTTGCTGTCATTTTCGACAAAGACTCCTTCAAGAGTCACCAAGAACCTATAAACCTTGTCTTTTTTATggttatttgatgaattatctaaGCATGAAATTTACTGATATTTGTATGTTAATGATGAGTAGGCACTAAATCTTATGATAGTTGGTTGATTGAAATATTGCATGGTTAGTTTTtggttagagactaaattgtaaaaattggattaaattgaatagacttCAAAACCTAAAATTGATGGCTTTAGGTGAACATTTGGATAGGCGAGACCGAGAGGAGAACCTATCGTCTAATTAGGTAAAATGGTGACCGAAAGATAAAATTAGACCAATTAGGAGTTTGAGCAATTTAGATACCTAATGTAAGAATTAGTTAGCAACATGAATGTCAACTAACCACTTTATCTCATTGCATTGATATTTGTGTACTTTTGActattattcaatctagtccttctAGGTGTAATTTAGTGTAATTAACCTTGAATGATAACTTGTCGAAATATAGTATTTAGTGATTAGCTAGCTAGACTTCTTAAGTGCATGCTTATCATCATTCACCTTATCACCCAATCTCTCTTGTGTTCGATCATTGGAATGCTCTAAGTGTTCCATTATAACACTTAAAAAATATTACAACTAACCTATCACACTTGCCGTCAAATTGCTTTAATTCTTAATATTTTGTGCTAATTCTCTACTTTGTGTAATTAATACACCTTGGCATGATAAATTAATTTACCAGTTTAACTAGCATGATAAATTGATTTGCCAGTTTAACTAGAGTACAaacctcatatatatatataaacatgttcTAGGAGTGGAAAATGTATTTAGGCTTTTCTTTTTGAGATGAAAACCTAAAGTGGAATGCCATAAATCTATGGCATCTTTCTGCATTTCTAGTAATGTTTACTTGCTGGTGTAAGACCTTGCAATAGCTCCCCACTAACATTAAGCTTCAAGTGTCAACTTTTGGCTCTTACACTTGGCTACTCCTTTTGAGTTTGACCTTGACAAACTTGTGATTCACTCACTGATTCTAATCATAGAATCATAAAACCATGGTCTAACAATATCCAATTGTTTAGTTTTATCAATTGCAATTAGCATACCATAATTAGTGTAAAGCAAAAACTGTAAGTAGCAATGACCAGTGCATCAGTTTTAGTAAAACTCGTTATTTGTCATTTTCTACATTATTATCAATTATGTGTCCTTTTTCTTCAACGTCCTCTTCTACAAAATGACTAGGATTAGTCATTGCTATTTGTGGAAATAATTACACATTGGCTCATTGCTCTGATACATTAAAATTGTTAACACCTCTCACTCAGTTGCAATTCAAAAATTCTTTTTACCGAGTTAAAAATTCTACGATTATAATTAACTAGTTTGTATACTCGCTCATCGTGATGCACATGCTAattgtatgtattaattaaaatgtaattaattatttttatgaatctatttaaattttataatgctTCATTAATAATTTGATTACGAAATTAAACTATGTTGATGTGTCAGCATATAATAGATAACAAATGTCTTAGAATTGGTTTAGAACTAATTGttactaaaattatttcaaaactctattttattatatatatgtgatatatatgatatgatatgtgtatgtatgctatcacatatataatacatgtatatatataataaacaaaaaaaaagattactTCTTTTTTCCCATTTCTTGGCTGATGAATTTGATaaacaataaattttatatttatatttaattcctAAATCAATTTAAATTGAACTATTATATAatgtgattaaattaaattaaattaaattaaattaaattaaattaaaatgttatataatgtagttaaattaagttaataGTGAGTCTTATAATTATCCTAAAACTCAATGTTTCCATATACATTCTCACGTACCTTCTTTTTTATAATATACTAATTTTTTATCCCGTGCGATGCATGGGTTgattttatgtttataaattaaaatatgtttagtagttttgaattttttaaaatgaaattctacatgaaatttttatttccttaaattaaaataaaatatatttaatttgtttacatgtttaattaacAAATCGTAATgtgttttaacatattttacacCCTTTTTAAACATTTAtgtaaacatttataaaatttgaaaatttaaaaaatttattttaaaatatgcatgttaaaacgttttaaaatttttaattttttaaaaataattactcaATCTTATAAAAGCATgatattagaaattaaaaatgaaaattgcttatttaaagtaatttattattgaaaatattattattaatgacatatttaaaacttaatttaaaaatgagattactttaaatataactaaaaaataaaatatttttgaaaactcaaaattttcatttttgcttccataatttatcaaattcttTCAATTACAGTGATTGTCTTAAAGTAACTTTCACGAGAAATGATATTTTTCCTTTTGGTACATACGGCAAGGGGCATAACCATTGCGCCCTTATGATGTTGGCGCCAACAACCGATATGAAGACTCACTTTCACGTGTAAAATTAATACccttaaagaagaagaagaagaagaagaagaagaagaagaagaagaagaagaagaagaagaagaagaagaagaagaagaagaagaagaagaagaagaagaagaagaagaaagggggTAAtggcaaaaaaataattatttatatttatgaaacAAAATGAATTACACATCAATACGTGTATTTCTAACCACATAAGCACGATTTGGAAGTGAGTGGTCACAGCAAAACTGGAAAGACTACAAGAACAAAAAGATGATCACAGAAAAACCAAATTGGGCAGGGGAATATAGTTGGGTTCTGGTCGAGTCTGCCGTGGCTAAATTCGCTAGCCATTGACTGGCCAGTGCAGCCGCCTGCACGGAGTCCGTATCCGGTCCTGATTCACCGGTTGATTCGGCAGCAGGATCCTTTGAAGATTTCAAACTGCATCAAAAATTAATGCCACATGAAATATAAGCAACTATCAATCTTTCAAGCACCCAAACAATGTTGAAATCTTTCAAGCTTAGGAATTTACCTTGGGGAATTGGGACAGAATGTGATGGTATAATCAGCCCCAGTGCATGTGAAAGTGCTAGTGGCATCATCAAAAGCATAGCTATACGATTTGGGGCAAGCTGATTTGAACACTTCTGAATAAATGGACGGTTTACAAGCTGTTGGACTGCTGTAGGCACCGCTACAGCAGTACTCTGGATTGCCGAAGGCATCGCACGCGCTCTTGCAGGCGTCGCCACCATCGAATTTCAGCTCCGACGGGCACTTTTTATTCAAATCCGTCATGCAACCGGTAGTGGCACACTCCCCTGACCCTCCATTTCCTTCCACAATCATAGGCAAATTATAACCATCAACCAGGCTCACGTCATAGAAGTCCTGCGACCCTGAACCAAGGGTAAACTCGGCTAAGGTAGCCGGAGGTGTGGCGCCAGCTCCATTGCATTCAATTTCACCAGAGTCGCAGTCTCCTGTAGTACATGATCCATGGCCAGAGTCATCGAAACTGCAGCCTGTTCTTCCCCAGAAACGACCGGCCCAGCCGGTAGGGGCTTGGAAGGAACGAGAGCCGCCATTCCTAAGTTCAAAGCCTGTACTTTCCAGGGTTGGACTTCCTGGATTAGCTAGAATTCCTGGCCATACTGTGTAATCGCATTTGTTGATGAATGTGAAGGTTGCAGCCGTAACCCCTGTAAAAAAAGGAAACAGAGGAACACAATTTCatattggttttatttttaaaaaagatcaAAATTTGACGAAAATGCGAACAACCCAATTTCTTAAAAAGCATGCATTCTCTGTACCATGAAGAAAAACGACGAGAAcgaagctcaagaacgtgattaTAGAAAAGTGATAACAGGAGAACCGAGACATGGGCGTTTCCTCTGCTTTTTGCTGTTAAATCAATGATTCAATTCGCGCTTTTAATTGTTTATCtaaaatgaaatgatgatattgaaaaagaaaaagaagggaattTAATGTTAAAGGTGGTGCAATTCTGGGTATTCAAGGAAATAAGAAGAGAAACAAAGAAAGAGATGCagtgtttttttttgtatatgtTGAAGCCTTTCACTCCTTTCCTTGATGGAGAAAAAGAGTGGAGGTAAGAAGGGAGAGTTGAGTGGTGGTAGTGGTGAGGGAATCTAATCATCTGCTCTTCAGCCTCTATTTATAAAGGAACATCCTTTGAATAAACAAAGCAAAGATGGTAGTATGTAGATAGGCTCAAATGACCAAGCACAGTGTCATTTGTTTGTTTCTTTGGCCCCTTCTACCTACCAACTAAAAAAATGTTACTAAAATGAGAGGATAACATCTGTTGTTAGTGCCGACAAGTTTTTcctaatcaaaatttgaaaaactttTACTTGATGCCAACTTTGAGATTTCAGAATGTGAAATAATCAATTCATTGATTATAATAATTAGTTTTAATGATAAATGTTGATATAAGTGCAAATTGTAATACCCTAAAAAATACTAATTTGATTTAAGGTCCAAATTCAATCATTTGCCGACCACTCCTctctaatattattataataatgcTATTATTATGGGCACTATTGAAGAATATCGCCAGGAATCTCATACCCTAATACGTCAAAGACATAGTGGAAACGATGCCATGGAATAGTTATAGAGTCATTAACAAAAAGAACCTATTCTACTATAGGTAAGGAAATTAAGATATCAATGTGACGACAACTTCTTTTAGGAGTATAAACCATGAAAAAAAAAGCACCTTTCCGAATAAATTCTTGTGTTGATTTGTTACTAGAAATATGAAGCTGAGGAACCATGGGCTACAAGGCCTTGTAATATTAACTTCAATTACTAGCCAAAATCTATTTAAAGCAGATcctatctctttttttttccttgtagTTTTACCTTATTTAATCATTATCGTCATCGTCATGGCGTGTGAGTATGATGATCTCACCAATTATTAGAAAGCTCCCAAACCACAACCGACCGACCAATGAGGCTCGGAGTTCGGACTTATCAGGAATATAACCCGGCATTCCAAGAAGTCGACGTTGCATTGGAAAGAGGAGGCGAATCACATGGTAATTGAGTGGCGGATGCTATGCCATGCTATGCACCTGGCTTCATCACTAATGGATCATCAAATAGTGTTATTTATTCTAGCCTCATCTTTGCATTTTTCATGGGTCCCTTTTAACAGTAAACCTGATCAGTATGATCTTCTAGTTTTATTTCAGTCAATTTAGATGAATTATTAAGATGGGTTTTTTTTAAGCATATCATATCTCAAGATTtgtcctctttcacctaacttggGAATGCAATTTCTTTCTTCACAGTTCTCATGCATGAAACTGGAAAATTAGTTAAGAAAAAGCAATGTCTATGTCTGGTCAATAACTTGCATTGTCAGAGTCCAACAAATCCACATGCACAACACAAAGTCTCACTGCCTACACCATCCTACCTATAACTCTCCCATTCATTCTTGCACATGCAgctttacaatttaatatttCTTGCTACCTGCAACTTTCAGTTTCTATTGCTCGCCTTGCTTTTATTTAAACCAGAACCGTAATGACGAAGATGACATTGCTGgatacaatttttatatttttaaaagaatcgTAAAAAAAGTTtgggttaaaaaaaataaaataaaaaaatgggatCCATAAACTTTTCAGTGGGGATTTCTTTGTCTCCAGCTTTTCAATAAACTACTGTTTCAGATAAGGGGCCTAACAGTTCGATTGGTGGgtgtttttcttttcaaaaaaaatccttttttgccatttatcttttttatatatttttttggtgaataaaaatATGGGATAACTATTTTAAATTAACCACCTTTCCCAACTGaagatattttatttaaatgatcGACGACTTGATTTCCTTCTCTAGGAACATGCTTAATCACCCAAATCCCTGCACTGAAACATCTGTTGAATTTGTCAAAGCAAAGTTGAGTTCAATTTCCTCAAATAGTTATCTTGAATAGCTTTAACCGCTTTTAAGTAATCTgtttaaattaaagttttaacatattcttttttttataaagagaGTAAACCATCCCAAATGTTTCAAAGTTCAGCATCAAAGACCAAAACAATCACCCAAAATATGATTAAACTTGACAATCTGGTCTCTAAATTGATCTTGCACCACACCACCAGTGGAAGCGGACCCTGTGCTCACATTCATTGCCCCATCGGTATGTAAATAGACAAAATTACCGGACAAAGATTGAACTTGAACTCCAATGCACCTACTAAGCGTCCTATTCGTATGTACAATAAAAAATTGTCAAGCCCAACATAACAAAACTTTAATTATCTCTAGAACGTTCTAAGATAAACCctgaaaaatgaataaatttatgtTATTTCAAAGGTGCCACGCAATTATACCAAATAGGTAggggataaatcttaaaattatacatgaattttgatttaatgtgcaattatatacatgaactttaatttagtgcaattatacacatgaaactttaattgtgGTCCAAATGtgtacttgaaactttaattttgattgaatcatacacatttaaagaaataaatacatcaatttattggataaatataattatttttgtatgcaTTATGCAATAtctaaacataaaatgatgttatatcaataattatgctaataatttacaagaattagatcaaattaaaatttcatgtatataattacacattaaactataATTTATGTACAACTTTAATATTTATCCCAATAAACAACACCCAACAACATCCACATATAGCATCCTCGAATGTGAAGATACGTTATGGGAATGGGGGGGCCTTAATGGTTTGAATTAATTATAAGTTGGGATTTagattttctattaaatttatcTCTAAAATCTAATTTAACAATTTGTCACAAAAAGTAGAGGTGGGTTTAAATAAATGGGTGCGTTTACCTGCAGTTAAATTAAATACTatagtgtgagacaaaaagtaaactaaacaccGAAAATGATGATATCAAAAACTTGAGAAATGACATATGCAGCAGTATTCGTATAATGATTTTCAtgatttaaagaagaaaaaagaaatacatATGTTTAGAATTGGAATTTCAATTTTGAATTTAGCATTTCTTTTATGATTTTGACTTTCACCAACTATTAACCAAACAAAATTAAGCACTTATGGAGTGGGAGGTCTACTCTAATCTAATTAATCCCCCTTTGGAAGAAGGAATATCACTGCCAGTAATTCAATTCTTAACAATAGGACATAAATAGATACACTAAATTCAAGTAAAGATGGAAGATTATAAAGAGGGCGGCACAATAAGACTTTTTGTTGTTGTTAAGTTTCATTATTGAATAATCATGGCAATCTCTATTTTCTGAGCACAAATTCCTCTACttatggatcagaaaaagaataAGGGTATGGTTCTGTGATAAAAACAAAATTGATGATGCAATTGCAGAAGATGATAAGCCGATAAAAAGCTTATCAAATAGTTATAAAAAAATGGAACAAGTGCGTATCAAAACTATAGGAGGATTACCTTTACTTTGATCAACAACATCATGTTGGGAGTGGGACCTCCATAGATGTGCGGGATGTGGTGTGTAGATAAGGCTTTtgtccctttttattttcttcatagGCATCGGCTCCGCCCCTTTCCCGGATTCTTCTTTCTGCAGCCAAACCACGGGCATGGTTCTTTTAATAAAGTCATGCTTTTCCACTACGATGACTTTGAtagtagaaaaaaaaaaaacattcctTCTGATAAGGTTCCTTTCCTTCGAATCTTTGTTTCTTAAgctttccctttctttttcttttcaaccaGTAATTGCGGAAAGCGGATATCACATGCAAGTTTGTATAATGGATTAGGGCTCTAATTTTGTTATTACTCTTTAATCTTATcattattacttttaattttaaaaagggcttctattaaattaaattatttggtactctttttattttaaaaattgtgtaGAAGCATGTAAGTAAAAGTAAATAGCTGTTTATGAAACAATCTTGAAAGTTTTACAATCCCAATTCAAAATGTACAATCTCATATTTAACTTTTGTATTCAAAATAAGCTATGTGAGCAGAAGTTCAATTTAACAGAATTTGATTTCAATTGTTAAATGAAAGAATACTGGTATCGGAAGCATAATTAGACATTTTTTATGGCAAAAGATTGCATGGAAATCAGCATAAGTTGAACAGACATATTGTATGCAGAAGAAGAGTGAAATGATGAAGTTGCTTACAAAATGGATTGGCCAAGAAAAGGAAGTGTGAAGGTGATGGAACTTATTTAAGAAATTGAAGGACAAATACAGAGCAGTCATTCGGGGAGGGAAATGTACCCTTTAGTTTAGGGTTATCAAGATAGGTAAAAGACAATCCCTTATTCACAGGTGAGCATGGGTAATGAGCCAGTGGATAAGAAAATGAATATCTCAACTACACCTTACTCTTTGTCTTCCTCAAATTTGTTTTTCTAGAAAGCCTCAAGCTCGTTTTTAGCAATTCAACAAAcattgaaatgaaatttgttttaatttggtaattaatcTAAAAGAGGTATTagattgaatatatttataatattggagtaaaaaatcatttaatgCAGCTTATGgaaaatagtttagtgaccataaTTGTATAGACAGCTTAgagttttagatttttataaatcaataagtAAAAAGACTTTTTCAATCTTTCTCAATTtcgaaattgagtaaattaattccTCTAAAAAAATTAGAGCAATTTAATCCCCGTCAACTTTTAAAAtgagcaactaaggacaattaatcatgaCATTAATGTCGTCAATTGTATAAAactttgattggtataataataaatttagcctttgatgtttacatattttgtcaatttggtcgtAATTCTAAAAAACCAACAAATTTAGCCTCGATATTTACACATTTGCATAAATGTTGcaggctaaatttattaaatcaagacAAAATTGTTAGAATGTGTAAACTTTAagtgttaatatatattttttataatacagATCAAAATTATTTACAATTGACGAAAAATATTAATGTTATGATTGATctccttttcaaaattaaaaaaaattaaattgtcttatatttttaagatttatttaatATCTAAATTGAGAACCATCAGTATTTTTTAATTAGTATtgagaattagaaaaaaaaaatgaagcagAATGGTCGAACGAATCAGTTGGAGCTTAGAAGCTGTGAGGATCAGAGTCAATTAGCTGTGGTTAAATAGAACAACAAAGGTGAGCTAGAAATCAGCTAGAAAAGCCCAATACAGGCAACCCATAGCCATAGGTTGCTAAATTGCTTTGTGCTACTCTATTTAACAACTGTATACAAAATTACCCACTAgtgtttcaaattttattattagtccCTCTACCAtgtgtaaaatattaatttattctatATTCTAATTTTTTCGTTTTTAGCCAATATACTTTTTgaactttgaaattttagtcttcaaTCAAATAGTGATAGTTAAATTTGTTAAGTCAAATTCTACAATTCCTTTTGAACTATGCGTAGGTtagatttaatctttattctctagtttgatcatttttaatccctatacattttaattttttaaattttagccCCGGATTAAAATGATACTCGTTAAATCAATAACTAAAATAATATGACTTTTTTTGCGAATATTATGTAAAATCAATACTTaacattacacatataataataagtttattccaaaagattttaaaaatagtaaaattgaatgattttaatgaccaaattaaaatacgAAAATTAAATCCGTAATATAGTGATTGCATTTTTTGAGGGTTTAGGGGTACATAATACATATTCATAGTCGAAAAGGTTGTGATGCATAGTGCTCTATTCATGGTGGTTAGATTgtgattttgtttaatttaacAATATTTGAAGAGTTAACCACAATTCATTGGTTGATTTGTGTAAATGTAAAACCGATTTGAGTTTTTATATTgtgtgattattattattattgtaaaagtagaacaaatatttatatcaaactaaataaataaatgttaatcTGTTTATCATGAAGTGACAAGATTTAGATGATTGATTAAGTTTGAAATCATACATTATCAGCCTCACATTTCTTCGTAAAAGATCCAAAAAAAGTATTCAATtatgtttcttttaaaaaagaatCCTCTAATAAATCCAAAAAACTATGATATTACTTCCTGGATATTCCCTAAATGATTCCAAAAATGATTGGAATTACATTTCAAATTTGAATCCCCTCTAAACTATCATTAAATGACttttaaatagattaaatttagATGCAAGTGGAGACAACGGTTTCTCCTAAGATCAAAGAGCTGTATAGTATAGAGGGGAGGAGAAGGAAGAGGtgttattgatttatttaaatcCCAAATTGTTTAGAAAGATTCAAAATAAATACTATATAGTAAGTTATTCTTTATAAATAAACGAATAAGTGATATGTTTATGGTACTTGGTGAGACTTGCACAAGGCGAGGCAAActtgttttcttcttttccctGTAAGTGTAATAACTTTGTTGAATGAAAGAATTTTCTTTAGTTTGCATTGTATGCATTTAATTCATCTACTTCTTACCGtggaaaagtttggtttaagttTTTAGTATTGCTatcaaaaaatacttttaaaaagtaaaatgtccattttagacatggtgttacaaagtaacaaatatgcatttaaataatgttcaaattagttaatattaatattttagtatataaaatataaattttaaatatttttaagcaattaatattaattatttataaaatttagttcgaatatataaactatattttatatattaaattataacaaataaaaatttaaatatataatattatatatttaaaataaatttcaataggaAAGTAATTACATacccaataaaaatattatataaaatacttaTAAGGGTTAAAATTGTCATTTGTTCTTAAAAACGCTTTTGCCAAAAGCAGAAGCTAAAAAAAATTGCTTTTGCTTGTGggttcaaaagcacttttcaaaattCCTTCTGACTCTAAAAATTGTCTATTTAGTATTGCTTATGATTCCAAAAGCATTTTTGAGAAGTAATGTTAAATTAGCCCttagtaggggtgagcaaaatttgatTCGACTTGAAAAAAGTTCAAATTTCGAATTATtctaattgaattaattgaatcaactcgatttttttaatttcgagttcgaattgaGTTGAActtttgaattcgaataattcgaataaaccaaatatcaaacccttttattttcccccaaaaattGTACTTCCtcccaaaaccctaatttttttacttttcccccaaaacttttacttcctcCCAAACCccgaaaacttttttttttgaatttatgtcaattatatatattattgaattaaatttcacattctgtactatttatattattggatTGTTTAATCATGCTGAATATTTatcaatttctgttaaaattgaattattgataatCCCATAAAATATTcgggttaaaattttttattggtatcaatttcacattttatttttaaaataatttttattaaataattacattttttacatttaatatattcttaattttaaaatacatggTGACAAGAAttagaagataattgaagcaactaagcaaacAAAGAAGTTAACCCGtatatcaaatattaataaataaattatgaggggatgaaagttaataaaaaattgattaaggtgGATGGCAGTGGCTACAAGgacccaaatttattttttttaatttaactcgaacaaatatattcaattcaattcgaattttatctcactcgactcgactcgagaaaatttcaaatcgagttaggatgataaaataagattcgtcaactcgatttaactcaaaattttttcattcaattcgaTTTGATCAAATGCTCACCCATACCTCTTAGTTTATAAAATGACTACAAAGGCTACGTACCTTGCTTTGCATCTTTTGGGCATGTATTGAATAGAGTAAAGTAAACTTGATTAAGTTACATTGTTGCCTAAGAAGGCTTGCATTCTTGAAAATGTGAGACTTGCTTGATAAAACTTGAAAGCTAAATAGTATAACAAAACATACTTTCAAGGTTCAGTGTAGTGAAGGCTAAGCTTTTGAGAAGATAAAATATGCCTTGAaggttaaataaaacaaagcatgcCTTGAAGGCTATACACAACAAAGCGTGCCTTGAAGGACAAACTTCTCAAAATATGAAGTATGTCTTAAGGGCTAAGTGGAGTGAAGCAT is part of the Gossypium hirsutum isolate 1008001.06 chromosome D11, Gossypium_hirsutum_v2.1, whole genome shotgun sequence genome and encodes:
- the LOC107912820 gene encoding thaumatin-like protein 1 — translated: MSRFSCYHFSIITFLSFVLVVFLHGVTAATFTFINKCDYTVWPGILANPGSPTLESTGFELRNGGSRSFQAPTGWAGRFWGRTGCSFDDSGHGSCTTGDCDSGEIECNGAGATPPATLAEFTLGSGSQDFYDVSLVDGYNLPMIVEGNGGSGECATTGCMTDLNKKCPSELKFDGGDACKSACDAFGNPEYCCSGAYSSPTACKPSIYSEVFKSACPKSYSYAFDDATSTFTCTGADYTITFCPNSPSLKSSKDPAAESTGESGPDTDSVQAAALASQWLANLATADSTRTQLYSPAQFGFSVIIFLFL